A genomic stretch from Sulfurihydrogenibium azorense Az-Fu1 includes:
- the miaA gene encoding tRNA (adenosine(37)-N6)-dimethylallyltransferase MiaA: MIIVIAGATATGKTELGIKLAKMLDGQVISADSMMIYKYMDIGTAKPTLQEMDGIPHHLIDIVLPSENFSVKDYIQHFDKVVKKIEEKGKIPIVVGGTWLYIQAALYGLSEAPEGNWEIREELYSLDNRVLYEKLREVDPQYASKIHVNDKRRIVRALEVYQLTGKPFSSFFQGFENPRHNFIGFNLVRDREELMERIKLRVEKMFEKGLVKEVERLIEMGFKDSITAMQAIGYKEILPYLDKKISLEDAKSSIIENTKDFAKRQLRTFKSKTKFENLNLSHINMNDALKIIENRVKEVYDGVSTR; encoded by the coding sequence ATGATTATAGTTATAGCAGGTGCAACTGCAACAGGAAAAACAGAACTGGGAATAAAACTCGCTAAGATGTTAGATGGTCAAGTGATAAGTGCAGACTCTATGATGATATATAAGTATATGGATATAGGAACTGCAAAACCTACTTTACAAGAGATGGACGGTATTCCTCACCACTTAATAGATATTGTCTTACCTTCTGAAAACTTTTCTGTAAAAGATTACATACAGCATTTTGATAAAGTTGTTAAAAAAATTGAAGAAAAAGGAAAAATTCCGATAGTAGTAGGAGGGACGTGGCTTTATATTCAAGCAGCTTTGTACGGTTTGTCGGAAGCTCCTGAAGGCAATTGGGAAATAAGAGAGGAACTTTACAGTTTAGATAACAGGGTTTTGTATGAAAAGTTAAGAGAAGTTGACCCTCAGTATGCAAGTAAGATACACGTTAACGATAAAAGAAGGATAGTAAGAGCTTTAGAAGTTTACCAGCTTACAGGAAAGCCATTCTCATCTTTCTTTCAGGGATTTGAAAATCCAAGACACAACTTTATAGGTTTTAATTTAGTTAGAGATAGAGAAGAACTTATGGAAAGAATAAAATTAAGAGTAGAAAAAATGTTTGAAAAAGGACTTGTAAAAGAAGTAGAAAGGCTTATAGAGATGGGTTTTAAAGATTCAATAACAGCTATGCAAGCCATAGGATACAAAGAAATTTTACCTTACTTAGATAAAAAAATCTCACTTGAAGATGCTAAAAGTAGTATAATAGAAAATACTAAAGATTTTGCAAAAAGACAGCTAAGAACATTTAAAAGTAAAACAAAGTTTGAAAATTTAAATCTAAGTCATATAAATATGAATGATGCTTTAAAAATTATAGAAAATAGAGTTAAGGAGGTATATGATGGCGTCAGTACAAGATGA
- a CDS encoding Rpn family recombination-promoting nuclease/putative transposase produces the protein MEIVLSIEKQPHDWFFKVIFSQSKNVESFLEIFLPKIYKSIVPNSLKLSDTEKLSKKYKKLFLDIAFDCKLKDKDGNETDGQIYIVFEHKSYPDKHTPSQISFYKSVMMEEDERLSRPYRPVIPIVFYHGEKPWNIPTKIPQLQNIDDYLEEYTHSLSYILFDTTKLEDIFLIENLYLNACLLSAIYTMKNIFKDLEHLKPILEKLVLEDVRECLYIIIDYTVIVKKDLETIEKVLEEIGGEEKMMTLTEKWKMEGLQEGLKRLIQESQEAVIEILEIRFGSVSDELKSKIKAIEDLEKLKNLRREAVKTQSIEDFSKIL, from the coding sequence ATGGAGATTGTTTTGTCAATAGAAAAACAACCTCACGACTGGTTTTTTAAAGTAATATTTAGTCAAAGTAAAAATGTAGAGTCTTTTTTAGAGATCTTTTTACCAAAGATTTATAAAAGTATAGTTCCAAACTCTTTAAAACTTTCTGATACAGAGAAACTTTCAAAGAAGTATAAAAAGCTATTTCTTGATATAGCATTCGATTGTAAACTTAAGGATAAAGATGGAAATGAGACAGATGGACAAATCTATATAGTTTTTGAACACAAATCTTATCCAGACAAACATACCCCTTCTCAAATATCTTTTTACAAGTCAGTTATGATGGAAGAAGATGAAAGATTATCAAGACCTTACAGACCTGTTATTCCTATCGTTTTCTACCACGGAGAAAAACCTTGGAATATACCTACAAAAATTCCTCAACTCCAGAATATAGATGACTACTTAGAAGAATACACCCACTCTCTTAGCTATATTCTTTTTGATACTACAAAATTGGAAGACATATTCTTGATAGAAAACTTATACTTAAACGCCTGCTTACTTTCTGCCATTTATACGATGAAAAATATATTTAAAGATTTAGAACATCTAAAACCTATATTGGAAAAACTTGTCCTTGAAGATGTTAGAGAGTGTCTTTATATTATTATTGACTACACGGTAATAGTAAAAAAAGATTTAGAAACAATAGAGAAAGTTTTAGAAGAAATAGGAGGTGAAGAGAAAATGATGACTCTAACAGAAAAATGGAAGATGGAAGGGCTACAGGAAGGGTTAAAAAGATTAATACAAGAATCTCAAGAAGCTGTAATAGAGATACTGGAAATAAGGTTTGGATCTGTTTCTGATGAGTTGAAATCAAAAATTAAAGCTATAGAAGATTTAGAAAAGTTGAAAAATTTAAGAAGAGAAGCTGTTAAAACTCAGTCTATAGAAGATTTTTCTAAAATACTTTAG
- the dapF gene encoding diaminopimelate epimerase, whose product MDKNFFVKSHGLGNDYIVIDSENITFEITQDFIKKICDVHYGIGSDGILVKYPSSVADFKLRIFNPDGSEAEKSGNGLRIFCKFLYDYGYTNKEEFTVETKGGLVRAKIEEKNKFGKAKVITVDMGKAIFEASKIPVKTDKKEFLGEKVKVGDKEYEVNCVSVGNPHCVIIKKELNEEEIKTYGSLIENHPLFPNRINVQFVKPISEDQAEILIWERGAGFTYASGSSSCAVASVLVKKGLAKNDITIKMIGGELKITVDKDWNIRMTGEVQEICRGIISEEFLESIK is encoded by the coding sequence ATGGATAAAAATTTTTTTGTAAAATCTCATGGACTTGGTAATGATTACATAGTGATAGATTCAGAAAATATAACTTTTGAGATTACACAGGACTTTATAAAGAAAATATGTGATGTACACTACGGTATAGGTTCTGATGGAATTCTGGTAAAGTATCCGTCAAGTGTTGCAGACTTTAAACTAAGAATATTTAATCCCGATGGCTCTGAAGCTGAAAAAAGTGGAAACGGTCTTAGAATATTCTGTAAATTTTTATACGATTATGGATATACTAATAAAGAAGAGTTCACAGTAGAAACGAAAGGAGGGTTAGTAAGAGCTAAAATTGAAGAGAAAAATAAGTTTGGAAAGGCAAAAGTTATAACTGTTGATATGGGTAAAGCCATCTTTGAAGCAAGTAAAATTCCTGTTAAAACAGATAAAAAAGAGTTTTTAGGAGAAAAGGTTAAAGTTGGTGATAAAGAGTACGAAGTAAACTGTGTGTCTGTAGGAAATCCCCACTGTGTAATAATAAAAAAGGAGTTAAACGAAGAAGAGATAAAAACATACGGTTCTTTGATAGAAAATCATCCACTTTTTCCAAATCGTATAAATGTTCAATTTGTAAAACCAATATCAGAAGACCAAGCAGAGATATTAATATGGGAAAGAGGAGCCGGGTTTACTTATGCCTCTGGAAGCTCTTCCTGTGCCGTTGCATCTGTTTTAGTAAAGAAAGGTCTTGCAAAAAATGATATTACCATTAAAATGATAGGTGGAGAGCTGAAAATAACTGTAGATAAAGATTGGAATATACGAATGACAGGGGAAGTTCAGGAAATTTGCAGAGGAATAATCAGTGAAGAATTTTTAGAGAGTATAAAGTAG
- the thpR gene encoding RNA 2',3'-cyclic phosphodiesterase: MEKRVFVGSFVDWKKLKKSYTDIKKDLSGVVSGSWVKPENFHITYKFLGNTKVEKINDILHILNKDFNKELEVNITLKGLGVFPNLDDPKVLFFKVLENEILKEIFLNLEEKLYSIGYKKEIKPFIPHITILRIKEVKQAQFVEKLKKYEEKLFLKQETITVNLIESILNPTGAVYKKLN; encoded by the coding sequence GTGGAAAAAAGAGTATTTGTAGGAAGTTTTGTAGACTGGAAAAAGCTAAAGAAAAGTTATACAGACATAAAAAAAGATTTAAGTGGAGTAGTGTCTGGCAGCTGGGTTAAGCCCGAAAACTTTCATATAACGTATAAGTTTTTAGGTAATACTAAGGTAGAAAAGATAAACGATATATTACATATACTTAACAAAGATTTTAACAAAGAGTTGGAAGTAAATATAACTTTAAAAGGCCTTGGGGTTTTCCCTAACCTTGATGATCCAAAGGTGTTATTTTTTAAAGTTTTAGAAAATGAGATTTTAAAAGAGATATTCTTAAACTTAGAAGAAAAGCTTTACAGTATAGGCTACAAAAAAGAGATAAAGCCGTTTATTCCACATATTACAATCCTTAGAATAAAAGAAGTGAAACAGGCTCAGTTTGTAGAAAAGTTAAAAAAATATGAAGAAAAGCTATTTTTAAAGCAAGAAACAATAACTGTAAATCTAATAGAAAGTATATTAAACCCAACAGGAGCTGTTTATAAAAAACTAAATTAA
- a CDS encoding IS481 family transposase — protein MTTLFPKKLSNKIKDIPLTKEAKKRLKWIQHYQDTKNISKTCRYFGISRTTFYKWFERYKKDGLEGLLDRPKTPKNTRKPTIRNQYREQIIKVRKQNPTWSKEKISAYLQEEKNIKVSPSTVYKVLKEEGLIERTKSIKIQNKRKKSIKKKRTKRGLQAQAPGDVVQIDVKHLNIAGATYYQFTAIDKYSRFCFARVYESKNSKKTKEFYIELNEYFEFEIKRVQTDNGSEFLGEFNKYLTDIGVEHYFSYPRSPKTNGVVERLIRTIEEELWLIEGLDYTLEEMNKKLRKYVRKYNFIRPHHSLGYKRPADIVYGV, from the coding sequence ATGACAACACTCTTTCCTAAAAAACTATCAAACAAGATTAAAGACATTCCTTTAACAAAAGAAGCCAAAAAAAGACTAAAATGGATACAGCACTACCAAGATACAAAAAATATATCCAAAACCTGCAGATACTTCGGAATATCAAGAACTACCTTCTATAAATGGTTTGAAAGATACAAAAAAGACGGACTTGAAGGACTTCTTGATAGACCTAAAACACCAAAAAACACAAGAAAACCAACTATAAGAAATCAGTACAGAGAACAAATAATAAAAGTCAGGAAACAAAACCCAACTTGGAGCAAAGAAAAAATATCGGCATATCTACAAGAAGAAAAAAACATAAAAGTATCACCATCTACAGTGTATAAAGTATTAAAAGAAGAAGGATTAATAGAGAGAACAAAATCAATTAAAATACAAAACAAAAGAAAAAAGAGTATAAAGAAGAAAAGGACAAAAAGAGGCTTGCAAGCACAAGCCCCAGGGGATGTAGTACAAATAGACGTAAAACACCTGAACATCGCAGGTGCAACATATTACCAATTCACAGCTATAGATAAGTATAGCAGATTTTGTTTTGCACGGGTATATGAAAGTAAAAATTCAAAGAAAACAAAAGAATTTTATATTGAGTTAAATGAGTATTTTGAATTTGAGATAAAGAGGGTACAAACAGATAACGGGAGTGAGTTTTTAGGGGAGTTTAACAAGTATTTAACGGATATAGGAGTGGAGCATTACTTTAGCTATCCAAGGAGTCCAAAGACTAATGGTGTTGTAGAAAGATTGATAAGGACAATAGAAGAGGAGTTATGGTTGATAGAGGGATTAGATTACACATTAGAGGAGATGAATAAGAAGTTAAGGAAGTATGTAAGGAAGTACAATTTTATAAGGCCACATCATTCTTTAGGATACAAAAGACCAGCAGACATTGTTTATGGAGTATGA
- the smc gene encoding chromosome segregation protein SMC has product MLKAYIDRINVFGFKSYGERYLSIPLGEGFTAIVGPNGSGKSNLGDAIVFCLGIASAKAMRAIKLTDLIFSSKGKTAPYAEVEIIFKNNGAFPLNTEEVSISRKVDLSGKSTYKINSRPAKQQEVEELLTLAGIPTQGYNIVTQGDIYKFVKMTPSERRDLISDIAGITQYEERKQKAIQDLNQSNEKIEKVKAILNEISHTLKKLEKEKEDALLAIDLENQIQQLQNAIKSAKLYLLLKQKEEVLNQITQVEDQINNLYLEKEKNIENQKEIINNIKQLEEKLNHIQESFLPIKEREGSITAQVKSLSEKKDDLEKTLQQLQEKLKALEKEKEEKIKEILQTEETIKNLSSQLPKLLEELKEAEKTLEEKNKQLQEIEFLGSSAKNDLGEIEKQEKQLLETIKQLENEKTQYQIKLNTTQEKINNLNQDLAKTKEEIENLEKTIENIKSNTKDTQTQIQGLQSEITRLKVRKETLEKRLKETREKLEKNFQKLAHILAQLSQFREDKISIILKSVPGVYGQVSELISLKDPMYQTAIEVAGGGRLKNIVVEDDYVTQKCIDILKKEKAGRVTFIPLNKIKVFDNPKLPFKKGLLGYAIDFVDYDKKIEKAIKYVFQDTVVVEDFESARSIGIGSYRMVTLEGELFEKSGAISGGFERQNITIGRSNLEAEKQKLEEEDEKLKKEEESIQNELKLINNKIAENEKTLIKIQTEASSINQRIQELTNQLISKNNKVSYLENEIFNLKKQSLEYEGKIEKLQQEIEKQSQTLQSVSNQKQEILKRLERAGLSTLRKQWEEAANRVYSLKEKVKDIETQINLLIDKKDNQLKIRVFQIETEKEEIRNQLYQINQEIESVKSKIESLTKELSELWKDLKTSEKERDDLINQIQDYRDKIKNLRYEEENINKEITILLQEKAKLQQKLTDTEEEILTLKQEYDGEPVEADIKSLEKQLKTLEEKRKNLGSVNQKALEDYEEELKRYNEINEKLTILIQEKKSIEELIENLEEKKLQAFMEVYENINKNLDKNFKILSPGGKAYLELENPSDPLSGGVLLKARPRGKDVKRLEMMSGGEKTLTALAFLFAVQQYRPAPFYYFDEVDAALDDANAKKVGQLIKQLSSQAQFIVVTHRDAMASFADRLIGVSAKEGISHIYTLDVNSLRESGELDAVGG; this is encoded by the coding sequence ATGTTAAAAGCATACATAGATAGAATTAACGTTTTTGGGTTTAAATCTTACGGAGAAAGATATCTTTCTATCCCTTTAGGAGAAGGTTTTACTGCCATAGTTGGTCCAAATGGATCCGGTAAAAGTAATCTTGGAGATGCTATAGTTTTCTGTCTAGGAATAGCATCTGCCAAAGCAATGAGAGCCATCAAACTAACAGACCTTATATTCTCCTCAAAAGGAAAAACAGCTCCCTATGCAGAAGTTGAAATAATATTTAAAAATAACGGAGCTTTTCCTCTAAACACAGAAGAAGTAAGCATATCACGAAAAGTAGATTTAAGCGGAAAATCAACCTATAAAATAAACTCACGACCTGCAAAACAACAAGAAGTGGAAGAACTCCTAACTTTAGCAGGAATACCAACTCAAGGCTACAACATCGTAACCCAAGGAGATATTTACAAATTTGTAAAAATGACTCCATCAGAAAGAAGAGACCTAATCAGTGATATAGCAGGAATTACCCAGTATGAAGAAAGAAAACAAAAAGCCATACAAGACCTAAACCAATCAAACGAAAAAATAGAAAAAGTCAAAGCCATACTAAACGAAATTAGCCATACACTAAAAAAGTTAGAAAAAGAGAAAGAAGATGCCCTTTTAGCCATTGATTTAGAAAACCAGATTCAACAACTACAAAACGCCATAAAGTCAGCAAAACTCTACCTACTCTTAAAACAAAAAGAAGAAGTATTAAACCAAATAACTCAAGTAGAAGACCAGATAAACAACCTATACTTAGAAAAAGAAAAAAACATAGAAAACCAAAAAGAAATTATAAACAATATAAAACAACTTGAAGAAAAACTAAACCATATTCAAGAGTCTTTTTTGCCTATCAAAGAAAGAGAAGGAAGTATAACAGCCCAAGTAAAATCTCTAAGTGAAAAAAAAGATGACCTTGAAAAAACTCTTCAGCAACTCCAAGAAAAACTCAAGGCCTTAGAAAAAGAAAAAGAAGAAAAAATAAAAGAGATACTCCAAACAGAAGAAACAATAAAAAATCTCTCATCACAGCTTCCAAAACTTTTAGAAGAGTTAAAAGAAGCTGAAAAAACACTGGAAGAAAAGAATAAACAACTCCAAGAGATAGAGTTTTTAGGAAGTTCAGCAAAAAATGACCTTGGAGAAATAGAAAAACAAGAAAAACAGCTCCTTGAAACCATCAAACAGTTAGAAAATGAAAAAACCCAGTATCAAATAAAACTAAACACAACCCAAGAAAAGATAAACAACCTAAACCAAGACTTAGCCAAAACAAAAGAAGAGATTGAAAACCTTGAAAAAACAATAGAGAACATCAAATCAAACACAAAAGACACTCAAACCCAAATCCAAGGTTTACAAAGTGAGATAACAAGACTAAAAGTAAGAAAAGAAACATTAGAAAAAAGATTAAAAGAAACAAGAGAAAAGTTAGAGAAAAACTTTCAAAAGTTAGCCCATATCTTAGCCCAGCTATCCCAGTTTAGAGAAGATAAAATATCTATAATACTAAAATCAGTTCCCGGTGTTTACGGACAAGTATCAGAACTTATATCTTTAAAAGACCCAATGTATCAAACTGCTATAGAAGTAGCAGGAGGAGGTAGGTTAAAAAATATAGTTGTAGAAGATGATTACGTAACCCAAAAATGTATAGATATACTAAAAAAAGAAAAAGCAGGGAGAGTTACATTCATACCTTTAAACAAAATAAAAGTGTTTGACAACCCTAAACTACCATTTAAAAAAGGTCTACTTGGATACGCAATAGACTTTGTAGATTACGATAAAAAAATAGAAAAAGCCATAAAGTACGTTTTCCAAGATACAGTAGTAGTAGAAGATTTCGAGTCTGCAAGGTCTATAGGAATAGGAAGTTATAGAATGGTAACGTTAGAAGGAGAACTTTTTGAAAAGTCTGGAGCTATCTCTGGAGGTTTTGAAAGACAAAATATAACAATAGGCAGGTCAAACTTAGAAGCTGAAAAACAAAAACTGGAAGAAGAAGATGAAAAACTAAAAAAAGAAGAAGAATCAATCCAAAACGAGTTAAAACTAATAAACAACAAAATAGCCGAAAATGAAAAAACTCTAATAAAAATACAAACAGAAGCTTCCAGTATAAACCAGAGAATACAAGAACTAACAAATCAACTAATCTCAAAGAACAATAAAGTAAGTTATTTAGAAAACGAAATATTTAATCTAAAGAAACAATCTTTAGAATACGAAGGAAAAATTGAAAAACTACAACAAGAAATAGAAAAACAGTCTCAAACCCTACAGTCTGTATCAAATCAAAAACAAGAAATATTAAAAAGATTAGAAAGAGCTGGACTGTCAACCTTAAGAAAGCAGTGGGAAGAAGCTGCAAACAGAGTTTACTCACTCAAAGAAAAAGTAAAAGATATTGAAACTCAGATAAACCTACTGATAGACAAAAAAGACAACCAGCTTAAAATAAGAGTCTTTCAGATAGAAACAGAAAAAGAAGAAATAAGAAACCAGTTATACCAAATAAATCAAGAGATAGAAAGTGTAAAATCAAAAATAGAAAGCTTAACAAAAGAACTTTCAGAGCTATGGAAGGACTTAAAAACCTCAGAAAAAGAAAGAGACGATCTTATAAACCAAATTCAAGACTACAGAGATAAAATAAAAAATCTAAGATACGAAGAAGAAAACATAAACAAAGAGATAACAATTCTTCTACAAGAAAAAGCAAAACTACAACAAAAACTTACAGACACGGAAGAAGAGATACTAACGCTTAAACAGGAGTACGATGGAGAACCTGTAGAAGCTGACATAAAATCCTTAGAAAAACAACTAAAAACACTGGAAGAAAAAAGGAAAAATTTAGGGTCCGTTAACCAAAAAGCTTTAGAAGATTACGAAGAAGAGTTAAAAAGATACAACGAGATAAACGAAAAACTAACCATCTTAATACAAGAGAAAAAATCGATTGAAGAACTCATAGAAAACCTTGAAGAGAAAAAATTACAAGCATTTATGGAAGTGTACGAAAACATAAATAAAAATCTTGATAAAAACTTTAAAATACTTTCTCCTGGTGGAAAGGCTTACTTAGAACTTGAAAATCCATCGGACCCGTTAAGTGGTGGAGTTTTACTAAAAGCAAGACCAAGAGGTAAAGATGTTAAAAGACTTGAGATGATGTCAGGAGGAGAAAAAACTCTTACCGCTTTAGCATTTTTATTTGCAGTCCAGCAGTACAGACCAGCTCCATTTTACTACTTTGATGAAGTTGATGCGGCTTTAGATGATGCAAACGCAAAAAAAGTAGGACAACTTATAAAACAACTATCAAGCCAAGCCCAGTTTATAGTTGTTACCCATAGGGATGCTATGGCAAGTTTTGCAGACAGACTTATAGGAGTTTCTGCAAAAGAAGGAATATCCCATATCTATACCCTTGACGTTAACTCTTTAAGGGAGAGTGGAGAGTTAGATGCTGTCGGTGGTTAA
- a CDS encoding YifB family Mg chelatase-like AAA ATPase, translating to MLSVVKSGGTFGIDGYIVDVEVNITQGLPQFITVGLPDTAVKESRERVKSAIENIGFKFPVKKITVNLAPADILKVGTLYDLPIAIGILTSSGFIDQSKLEKTAFIGELALNGDLRPVKGILPIAIKLRQEGFESFILPQDNSKEAALVEGINVYGFKNLKDIVDFLNGYLKKEPERVDYEKLLEEKLDHFGDFSEVKGQYGVKKALEIAAAGFHNLLMIGSPGSGKTMLARRFVSILPPLSFEEAIEITKIHSVAGVLKDSIVKSRPFRSPHHTVSDIALIGGGSYPKPGEVSLAHNGVLFLDELPEFKKSTLEVLRQPLEDKVVSISRATGKITFPANFLLIAAANPCPCGYRFDPVKECKCTPAEIKRYLGKISGPLLDRIDLSVTVMPVRTTDLSSNKPQETSKEIRERVIKAVEIQNNRFKNEKIKFNSQMTPSHIEAYANLSESAKNTLNTAAEKLNLTARSYHRVIKVARTIADLEQSQEILDKHIITAVNYKVNENLI from the coding sequence ATGCTGTCGGTGGTTAAAAGTGGAGGAACTTTCGGAATAGACGGTTATATAGTTGATGTGGAAGTAAACATTACCCAAGGACTTCCCCAGTTTATAACAGTAGGACTACCAGATACAGCTGTAAAAGAAAGTAGAGAAAGGGTAAAATCAGCCATAGAGAACATAGGTTTTAAGTTTCCGGTAAAAAAGATAACCGTAAACCTTGCCCCTGCTGATATTCTAAAGGTAGGAACCCTTTACGACCTACCTATAGCAATTGGAATACTGACATCATCCGGTTTTATAGACCAGTCAAAGTTAGAAAAAACAGCCTTCATAGGAGAACTTGCCCTAAACGGAGACCTAAGACCGGTAAAAGGCATTCTCCCTATAGCAATAAAATTAAGACAAGAAGGATTTGAGAGCTTTATTCTTCCGCAGGATAACTCAAAAGAAGCTGCATTAGTAGAAGGAATAAACGTTTACGGATTTAAAAATCTTAAAGATATAGTGGACTTTTTAAATGGTTATTTAAAGAAAGAACCAGAGAGAGTTGATTACGAAAAGCTACTTGAAGAAAAGTTGGACCATTTTGGTGATTTTTCAGAGGTAAAAGGACAGTACGGAGTAAAAAAAGCTCTTGAGATAGCAGCTGCCGGATTTCATAACCTGCTTATGATAGGCTCTCCCGGGTCAGGAAAAACTATGCTTGCAAGAAGGTTTGTTTCTATTCTACCACCCCTTAGTTTTGAAGAAGCTATAGAGATAACAAAAATACACAGTGTAGCAGGAGTCCTTAAAGACAGTATCGTAAAATCAAGACCCTTTAGAAGTCCTCATCACACAGTAAGTGATATAGCACTCATAGGAGGAGGAAGTTATCCAAAACCCGGTGAAGTCTCTTTAGCCCACAACGGTGTTTTATTCTTAGATGAACTTCCAGAGTTTAAAAAATCAACCCTTGAAGTATTAAGACAACCTTTAGAGGATAAAGTTGTTAGTATATCAAGGGCAACAGGAAAAATTACTTTTCCAGCAAACTTTTTACTTATAGCAGCTGCTAACCCTTGTCCTTGTGGTTATAGGTTTGACCCGGTAAAAGAGTGTAAATGTACCCCAGCTGAGATTAAAAGATACTTAGGAAAGATATCAGGACCTCTTTTAGACAGGATAGATTTATCTGTTACAGTAATGCCTGTAAGAACTACCGACTTATCATCAAACAAACCCCAAGAAACCTCAAAAGAGATAAGAGAAAGGGTTATAAAAGCAGTAGAGATACAGAATAACAGATTTAAAAACGAAAAGATAAAGTTTAACAGTCAAATGACACCTTCCCACATAGAAGCTTATGCAAACCTATCAGAAAGTGCAAAAAACACATTAAACACAGCTGCAGAAAAACTAAACCTTACTGCAAGGTCTTACCATCGTGTAATAAAAGTTGCAAGAACTATAGCAGATTTAGAACAAAGCCAAGAGATACTTGATAAACACATTATCACAGCTGTAAACTATAAAGTAAACGAAAATCTTATATAG
- a CDS encoding sigma-70 family RNA polymerase sigma factor, whose amino-acid sequence MANQDQELTTLQLYMQQMGKYPMLTPEEERELAIRAKKGDKEALKKLVEGNLRFVVNIAKNFMGWGVPLTDLIAAGNLGLIEAAKRFDPDKNVKFISYAVWWIRQAIMQTIFQQTGAVRIPIKESLFISKVKNAYEKLKESLGREPTEEEIAKELKTSVKKVKNALAIVRQPISLDMPLGEGGEEDFTLLDILSKKGTEDVEKDLVESTLKEEFERLLNVLDEREREIIKLRYGLEGLEPKTLEEVGEMLGISRERVRQLEQRALKKLKAVALKKHLQNFLS is encoded by the coding sequence ATGGCAAATCAAGACCAAGAACTCACAACTTTACAACTTTATATGCAACAGATGGGCAAGTATCCTATGCTAACTCCGGAAGAGGAGCGGGAGCTTGCCATCAGAGCAAAAAAAGGAGATAAAGAAGCTCTTAAAAAACTTGTAGAAGGGAATTTAAGGTTTGTTGTAAATATTGCTAAAAACTTTATGGGTTGGGGTGTGCCTTTAACAGACCTTATAGCAGCTGGAAACTTAGGCTTAATAGAAGCTGCTAAACGTTTTGACCCGGATAAAAATGTAAAGTTTATATCTTACGCCGTTTGGTGGATTCGTCAGGCAATAATGCAGACTATATTCCAGCAAACAGGAGCTGTAAGAATACCAATTAAAGAGTCTTTATTTATATCTAAAGTAAAAAATGCCTATGAAAAACTAAAAGAAAGTTTAGGCAGAGAACCTACAGAAGAAGAGATAGCAAAAGAGCTTAAAACTTCTGTTAAAAAAGTGAAAAACGCTTTAGCAATAGTTAGACAACCTATATCTTTAGATATGCCTTTAGGAGAAGGTGGAGAAGAGGACTTTACTTTACTTGACATTTTATCAAAAAAAGGAACAGAAGACGTAGAAAAAGATTTAGTGGAAAGTACCTTGAAAGAAGAGTTTGAGAGACTTCTTAATGTGTTAGACGAAAGAGAAAGAGAGATAATAAAACTTAGATACGGACTTGAAGGTCTAGAACCAAAAACTCTGGAAGAAGTTGGAGAGATGCTCGGTATTTCAAGGGAAAGGGTAAGACAACTTGAACAGAGAGCTTTAAAAAAGCTAAAGGCTGTGGCCTTGAAAAAACATCTGCAAAACTTCTTATCTTAG